The Methanosphaera sp. WGK6 genome contains a region encoding:
- a CDS encoding aldo/keto reductase, with the protein MMSKDTILGFGAMRLPLTDEDDPTTIDENKVKEMIDYYMDKGFNYFDTSYAYHNGASETILRELLVKRYPRESFKIADKMPTWLLSSADDNQKFVDEMLERLGVDYFDVFLIHNINQTFYPLAKKVKTFQYIEEMKKEGIAHKIGISFHDRAELLEEILEKYGDILDVVQLQLNYLDWNSTLTESRKCYELCEKYDIEVVVMEPIKGGILVNLPEQLNEKFIQYNTTPAQMALNFAGTPQNISVVLSGMNSIEDLKENSEVFTQFSPISSEDEKFLEDIARKYQQLIAVPCSYCGYCLKECPKQIPISDYFEYYNNYSIHPVSSIAALYIQETAVKPAASECIECGKCLSICTQKINIPEKLKEVVDCFEKQKIKSNLK; encoded by the coding sequence ATGATGAGTAAAGATACAATACTCGGATTTGGAGCAATGAGACTACCATTAACCGATGAAGATGACCCTACAACAATTGATGAAAACAAAGTAAAAGAAATGATAGACTACTACATGGATAAAGGATTTAACTATTTTGACACATCATATGCATACCATAATGGAGCATCTGAAACCATACTACGAGAATTACTGGTAAAACGATATCCACGTGAATCATTTAAAATAGCAGATAAAATGCCAACATGGTTACTAAGTAGTGCTGATGATAATCAGAAATTTGTTGATGAAATGCTAGAACGTCTAGGTGTGGATTACTTTGACGTATTTCTCATACATAACATTAACCAAACATTCTACCCCTTAGCTAAAAAAGTAAAAACATTCCAATACATAGAAGAAATGAAAAAAGAAGGAATAGCCCATAAAATTGGAATAAGCTTCCATGACAGGGCAGAACTTCTAGAAGAAATACTAGAAAAATATGGAGACATATTAGATGTTGTGCAATTACAACTAAATTATCTTGACTGGAATAGTACCCTTACAGAATCCAGGAAATGTTATGAATTATGTGAAAAATATGACATAGAAGTAGTTGTAATGGAACCTATTAAAGGTGGAATACTCGTAAATCTTCCAGAACAATTAAATGAAAAATTCATACAATATAATACTACACCAGCACAAATGGCACTTAACTTTGCAGGAACTCCACAAAATATAAGTGTAGTATTAAGTGGAATGAATTCTATTGAAGATTTAAAAGAAAATTCAGAAGTATTCACTCAATTTAGTCCTATTAGTAGTGAAGATGAAAAATTCCTTGAAGATATTGCTAGAAAATATCAACAACTTATAGCTGTACCTTGTTCTTATTGTGGGTACTGTTTAAAAGAATGTCCAAAACAAATACCAATATCAGATTACTTTGAATATTATAATAATTACAGTATTCATCCCGTATCATCAATAGCTGCCTTATATATACAGGAAACTGCAGTAAAACCTGCTGCATCTGAGTGTATTGAATGTGGTAAATGTTTAAGTATTTGTACTCAGAAAATAAACATACCTGAAAAATTAAAAGAAGTAGTAGATTGTTTTGAAAAACAGAAGATTAAATCTAATTTAAAATAA